Proteins from one Desulfonema limicola genomic window:
- a CDS encoding arsenate reductase ArsC has translation MKKHKIKVVFICVHNSARSQIAEAYLKSIGKDMFEVQSAGLEPTQINPFVVEAMKEEGIDLSKKQTQSVFKLFQQGALFDYVITVCRDSEIKCPVFPGITKRLNWAFEDPESFHGNNDEILKQVKKLRDRIKVKIQEWIIQVKI, from the coding sequence ATGAAAAAACACAAAATCAAGGTAGTTTTTATCTGTGTTCACAATAGTGCCCGCAGCCAGATAGCAGAAGCTTATCTGAAATCCATTGGCAAGGACATGTTTGAGGTTCAAAGCGCAGGTCTTGAACCGACTCAAATTAATCCCTTTGTGGTTGAAGCAATGAAAGAAGAGGGGATTGATTTATCAAAAAAACAGACCCAGAGCGTTTTCAAGCTTTTTCAGCAGGGAGCCTTATTTGATTATGTTATAACTGTATGCAGGGATTCAGAGATTAAATGTCCTGTTTTTCCTGGCATTACAAAAAGACTTAACTGGGCTTTTGAAGATCCTGAATCCTTTCATGGAAATAATGATGAAATACTTAAACAGGTTAAGAAATTAAGGGATCGGATTAAAGTTAAAATTCAGGAATGGATAATTCAGGTAAAGATATGA
- a CDS encoding amphi-Trp domain-containing protein: protein MKNEIKIKTAVNSDTLINILEDLVKSFKAGTICLEKENEFVTLTPGKELHLEIEAGKKKNKQSFSFELNWVLSNINEETVPEFKISSKEPEPVIETVEKAEEDVTQI, encoded by the coding sequence ATGAAAAATGAAATCAAAATTAAAACCGCAGTAAATTCAGACACACTTATTAATATCCTGGAAGACCTGGTAAAAAGTTTTAAAGCCGGGACAATATGTCTTGAAAAAGAAAACGAATTTGTTACCCTGACACCTGGAAAAGAACTGCATCTGGAAATAGAGGCAGGAAAGAAAAAAAACAAACAAAGTTTTTCCTTTGAACTGAACTGGGTTTTGAGTAATATTAATGAAGAAACTGTTCCTGAGTTTAAAATTTCCAGCAAAGAACCTGAGCCTGTAATTGAAACTGTTGAGAAAGCCGAAGAAGATGTAACTCAAATCTGA
- a CDS encoding PhoU domain-containing protein: MKHIIENFRFLVIEAENQVKLTYGLMSEYNEELLEKIASKDDYIDNLKTSIENSCFSSIYDMKGTEDQTSLNDIRALHIICVNLERIADYCVNIGRQLGYLTSINFIKEYDYKTMFMEIRRGLSGIYDVFNIKDLSGALSICRTEFSLDRLFKDNFIKMMEELKQGSNVTNLITVIFIFRYLERIGDSLLNIGEALIFSIIGDRIKIRQVDALEKTLSESGFKGSLSDIDFTSIWGSRSGCRISRVGNKRHSGFKAQGIFKEGIIKKIKKEKENIEKWHKIYPGLSPRVFGYYEKHNTASILVEFLQGCSIDQVVLTETPEVIRNVFYIFEQTIGEIWSKTKMIEQFSTDYMNQLKSRLKSVLNVHKNFIKPVGRINDMYLSSTNELIDTCFLIENEIPAPFTVFIHGDYNTNNIVYNHQEQKINYIDLYRSKQADYVQDASVFLISHFRLPVFDIELRERLNTVTLYFYEMFQEFARKNNDNTFEIRMSLALARSLYTSTRFELNYKFAEDMFLRAHYLMEKIAAHKGKKWEDFRLPENILFY, from the coding sequence ATGAAACATATTATTGAAAATTTCAGATTTCTTGTAATTGAAGCGGAAAATCAGGTAAAGCTGACCTATGGACTTATGTCAGAATATAATGAAGAACTTCTGGAAAAAATTGCATCCAAAGACGATTATATTGATAATTTAAAAACCAGTATAGAAAATTCTTGTTTTTCAAGTATTTATGATATGAAAGGAACCGAAGATCAGACAAGTCTTAATGATATTCGCGCCCTGCATATTATCTGTGTTAATCTTGAAAGGATTGCCGATTATTGTGTAAATATAGGCCGGCAGCTTGGTTACCTCACCAGCATAAACTTTATCAAAGAATATGATTACAAAACAATGTTTATGGAAATCCGCAGGGGATTGAGCGGAATTTACGATGTATTTAACATCAAGGATCTTTCAGGCGCATTGAGTATCTGCCGCACTGAGTTTTCCCTGGACAGGTTGTTTAAAGATAATTTTATCAAAATGATGGAGGAACTCAAACAGGGAAGCAATGTTACCAATCTTATTACTGTTATTTTTATCTTCAGATACCTGGAACGCATCGGGGATTCTTTGCTTAATATCGGGGAAGCACTGATTTTTTCCATAATAGGAGACCGCATAAAAATACGTCAGGTTGATGCCCTGGAAAAAACGTTGTCAGAATCAGGCTTTAAAGGCTCTCTTTCAGATATTGACTTTACATCCATATGGGGTTCAAGATCAGGATGCAGGATAAGCAGGGTGGGAAATAAAAGACATTCAGGTTTCAAGGCTCAGGGTATTTTCAAAGAAGGAATTATCAAAAAGATAAAAAAAGAAAAGGAAAATATTGAAAAGTGGCATAAAATCTATCCGGGCCTTTCTCCCAGAGTGTTTGGTTATTATGAAAAGCATAACACAGCATCAATACTGGTGGAATTTCTTCAAGGCTGCAGCATTGACCAGGTGGTTCTTACTGAAACACCTGAGGTTATCCGCAATGTTTTCTATATCTTTGAACAGACAATCGGAGAGATATGGAGTAAAACAAAAATGATTGAACAATTCAGCACAGATTATATGAACCAGCTTAAATCTCGTCTTAAATCTGTTCTTAATGTGCATAAAAATTTTATAAAACCTGTTGGCCGGATAAATGACATGTATCTTTCGTCAACCAACGAACTGATTGACACATGTTTTTTGATTGAAAATGAAATTCCTGCTCCATTTACGGTTTTTATTCATGGTGATTACAATACCAATAATATAGTTTACAATCACCAGGAACAGAAAATCAATTATATTGATCTATACAGATCAAAACAGGCAGATTATGTACAGGATGCCTCGGTATTTTTAATATCCCATTTCAGACTTCCTGTTTTTGACATTGAACTCAGGGAAAGGCTCAATACGGTTACCCTTTATTTTTACGAAATGTTCCAGGAGTTTGCCAGGAAAAACAATGATAATACCTTTGAGATTCGCATGTCCCTTGCCCTGGCAAGATCATTATATACATCAACGAGATTTGAACTGAATTATAAATTTGCAGAAGACATGTTTTTAAGAGCGCATTATTTAATGGAAAAGATTGCGGCTCATAAAGGAAAAAAATGGGAAGACTTCAGACTTCCTGAAAATATTTTATTTTATTAG
- the phnD gene encoding phosphate/phosphite/phosphonate ABC transporter substrate-binding protein, translating to MVLDSKRKIIVYIFIFVFFGGISFTYADQTKEIRIGFVPSMGEGDIEIYQELINHLSRETGINFKGVTTKDYAGIIQALSYGQIDFARLGPKSYVEAAEYAEIEALALELNKKGEPGYYGILIAKNGKGITSFAQAKDTRFAFTEPDSTSGYLVPSVMLVKDLKVEPRKYFKSINFSGSHGDSILGVKNGTYDIASVATKLLDRMVEKGEVVHDDFVILEKSDLIPGPCFCARKALPLKLKTDFQNALISFNQNKKALQKLQCGGYMKTNDKTYDIIRELNLMKKQLTRK from the coding sequence ATGGTATTGGACAGCAAAAGAAAAATAATTGTTTATATTTTTATTTTTGTATTTTTTGGGGGAATATCCTTTACTTATGCAGATCAGACCAAAGAAATTCGTATTGGTTTCGTACCAAGCATGGGAGAAGGAGATATAGAAATATATCAAGAACTTATCAACCATCTGAGCAGGGAAACCGGCATTAATTTTAAAGGAGTTACTACAAAGGATTATGCAGGAATTATTCAGGCTTTGAGTTATGGTCAGATTGATTTTGCCCGTTTAGGGCCTAAAAGCTATGTGGAAGCGGCGGAATATGCTGAAATTGAAGCCCTGGCTCTTGAGCTGAACAAAAAAGGAGAACCAGGATATTATGGTATTCTTATTGCAAAAAATGGAAAAGGCATAACCAGTTTTGCACAGGCAAAAGACACCCGTTTTGCTTTTACAGAACCAGATTCAACATCAGGTTACCTGGTGCCCAGTGTAATGCTTGTAAAGGATTTAAAAGTAGAACCAAGAAAATATTTTAAATCCATCAATTTCTCAGGTTCCCACGGAGATTCCATTCTCGGCGTGAAAAACGGGACATACGATATAGCATCAGTGGCTACCAAATTACTGGACCGTATGGTGGAAAAAGGAGAAGTTGTCCACGATGATTTTGTTATTCTTGAAAAGTCAGACCTGATTCCAGGGCCTTGTTTCTGTGCAAGGAAAGCACTTCCGTTAAAATTGAAAACCGATTTTCAAAATGCACTTATATCATTCAATCAAAACAAGAAAGCACTTCAAAAACTGCAATGTGGAGGTTATATGAAAACCAATGATAAAACCTATGATATTATCAGGGAATTAAACCTGATGAAAAAACAATTAACAAGAAAATAA
- a CDS encoding HprK-related kinase B, giving the protein MILNKTCHELIENLRKEYVPEHKIHLSFGNCLIEVSASSLKIIDKLKEYFKDFDQISSKNHADIIITFHEAQAPQFEETFEIKKPDPGKTKIKEEFLDIDECRIVRKRLTGMIFIFGKGEHLGIGPCLDNMNQVVNFINNRFIEWELCRGCLLGHAAGIVWNRRGLAIAGFSGAGKSTLALHIMNLGATFLSNDRLMIEKNKNGLIMHGVAKLPRINPGTILNNPNLISLLSKEEKERFSILPLKDLWELEHKYDAPIDQCFGPNRFVLNAPMNALAILNWEKVDEEMTVRQVNLQEKPGLLPAFMKSTGLFFTPHNGCCMPEPSIDNYIKFLSRCSVLEFSGGINFEKAARTCLSFLDTGEL; this is encoded by the coding sequence ATGATACTTAATAAAACTTGCCATGAACTTATAGAAAATCTCAGAAAAGAATATGTTCCTGAACATAAAATCCATCTGAGTTTTGGAAACTGCCTTATTGAGGTTTCTGCCAGCAGCCTTAAAATTATTGATAAATTAAAAGAGTATTTCAAAGATTTTGATCAAATTTCTTCAAAAAATCATGCAGACATAATAATCACATTTCATGAAGCCCAGGCACCCCAGTTTGAAGAAACCTTTGAAATAAAAAAACCTGACCCGGGAAAAACCAAAATCAAGGAAGAATTTCTGGATATTGACGAATGCCGCATTGTACGCAAGCGTTTAACAGGAATGATTTTTATCTTTGGAAAAGGAGAGCATCTTGGAATCGGTCCCTGCCTTGATAATATGAACCAGGTGGTAAATTTTATAAATAATCGTTTCATTGAATGGGAATTATGCAGGGGATGCCTTCTGGGACATGCGGCAGGTATTGTATGGAACCGCAGGGGGCTTGCAATAGCCGGTTTTTCAGGCGCAGGCAAATCCACCCTTGCCCTGCACATCATGAATCTGGGCGCAACTTTTCTCAGCAATGACAGATTGATGATAGAAAAAAATAAAAACGGCCTTATTATGCACGGAGTTGCAAAGCTGCCCAGGATAAATCCTGGAACCATACTGAATAACCCAAACCTTATCAGTCTTTTGTCCAAAGAAGAAAAAGAACGTTTTTCAATACTTCCCTTAAAAGACCTCTGGGAGCTGGAACATAAATATGATGCACCCATAGATCAATGTTTCGGGCCCAACCGCTTTGTTCTGAATGCTCCCATGAATGCGCTGGCAATTTTAAACTGGGAAAAAGTAGATGAAGAAATGACAGTCAGACAGGTAAATTTACAGGAAAAACCCGGCCTTCTCCCTGCATTTATGAAATCAACCGGCCTTTTTTTCACTCCTCATAATGGATGCTGTATGCCTGAACCTTCAATAGATAATTATATAAAATTTCTTTCCCGGTGCAGTGTTCTGGAGTTTTCAGGAGGAATCAATTTTGAAAAGGCTGCCCGGACATGCCTTTCCTTTCTGGATACAGGGGAGCTTTAA
- a CDS encoding response regulator, protein MTKQIMTADDSASIRQMLAFCLKKGNYQVTGALDGQEAYEKIQTISVDMLITDIDMPRMNGIQLIQNVRSLPQYRRIPILILTTQSDSTIKIKAKSAGASGWIVKPFTPAQLLKLVEKFFD, encoded by the coding sequence ATGACTAAACAAATTATGACAGCAGATGATTCAGCAAGTATCCGGCAGATGCTTGCCTTTTGTTTAAAAAAAGGAAATTACCAGGTAACAGGAGCTTTAGACGGACAGGAAGCGTATGAGAAGATTCAAACTATATCAGTGGATATGCTTATTACAGATATAGACATGCCCAGAATGAACGGGATTCAATTAATTCAAAATGTCAGGAGCCTCCCTCAATACCGCAGGATTCCCATACTTATTCTCACCACCCAGTCTGACAGCACAATAAAGATCAAAGCAAAATCAGCAGGTGCAAGCGGCTGGATTGTCAAGCCTTTTACACCTGCTCAATTGCTTAAACTGGTGGAGAAGTTTTTTGATTAA
- a CDS encoding methyl-accepting chemotaxis protein, with protein sequence MKFYRNMKLINRFMLMGSIVLSMVLILYVSSSLGFKKIARYNKSIQILNNMNQSLMEAIILEKVFLRNNQDKSLEKAGLYVDTAIGHIRELDKYSMLDAADIQKLKEPVEKYNQSLVKLSHIIISMKKKDDEINESAVRLNKNTNQVIDLINRYELDCQLEDKKPNQYLLNLRNIARDTIISGTQFFSILNNFLVDKEDPKTIQKKINIPLSIMKEQIRKSAIMGDYLEFSVEEKQYFEYIKLIESEYNFLYEAASEIFRLRDIKNNFEIDLNNIREKVLENKKRIINSAEVKISELINMKIHWNTIAFIIILIILISGFLHLAKHIVQPVSRIIEPLQSGALQIAFASDHISLTSQSLAQASFKQTASVNETSVSLEMMAEMIKENAGNAVHGKNLMSESENMLRQTSESMNELTVSVNEISVLSDETNKIIKTIDNIAFQTNLLSLNAAVEAARAGESGAGFSVVANEVRNLSIHSSQAAKNTADMIANVTKKIEIITKILDKANSSFNETTGRIKQTSQLVHNINQTSQSQAQGIEQLNSAFNEINMMSQKYSAMSQEAASVSQQMYAQAKYMKDFVGDLIDVVGSKNENIKKNDNLQPEFFKKAA encoded by the coding sequence TTGAAGTTTTATCGCAATATGAAACTGATTAACCGTTTTATGCTGATGGGCAGTATTGTATTGTCTATGGTTTTGATTTTATATGTATCATCCAGCCTGGGTTTTAAAAAAATTGCAAGATATAACAAAAGCATTCAAATACTGAACAATATGAACCAGAGCTTGATGGAAGCTATTATATTGGAAAAAGTATTCTTGAGAAACAATCAAGATAAATCACTGGAAAAAGCCGGGCTGTATGTAGATACTGCCATAGGTCATATCCGAGAACTGGATAAATATTCAATGCTGGATGCAGCAGATATTCAAAAATTAAAAGAACCCGTTGAAAAATATAATCAATCCCTTGTCAAATTATCTCATATAATAATATCCATGAAAAAAAAAGATGATGAAATTAATGAATCTGCTGTACGCCTGAACAAAAATACAAATCAGGTTATTGATTTAATTAACCGTTATGAATTAGACTGCCAGCTTGAAGACAAGAAACCAAATCAATATTTGCTGAACCTTCGAAATATCGCAAGAGATACTATAATATCAGGAACCCAGTTTTTTTCAATTCTAAATAATTTTCTTGTTGATAAAGAAGATCCAAAAACCATTCAAAAAAAAATCAATATCCCACTTTCCATAATGAAAGAACAGATTCGCAAATCGGCAATTATGGGAGATTACCTTGAATTTTCAGTAGAAGAAAAACAATACTTTGAATATATAAAATTGATCGAATCAGAGTATAATTTTCTTTATGAAGCTGCATCTGAAATTTTCAGGCTGCGGGATATTAAAAACAACTTTGAGATTGACCTTAATAATATCCGTGAAAAAGTTTTAGAAAATAAAAAGCGGATTATTAATTCTGCTGAAGTAAAAATTTCAGAACTGATTAACATGAAAATTCACTGGAATACCATTGCTTTTATAATCATCTTGATAATACTGATCTCAGGTTTTTTGCATCTGGCAAAACATATTGTACAGCCTGTTTCCAGAATTATCGAACCGCTGCAATCAGGGGCTTTACAGATTGCTTTTGCTTCCGACCATATTTCCCTCACAAGTCAATCCCTTGCACAAGCATCTTTTAAACAGACAGCATCAGTTAATGAAACATCGGTTTCACTTGAAATGATGGCTGAAATGATTAAAGAAAATGCAGGAAATGCGGTTCACGGCAAAAATTTGATGTCCGAATCTGAAAACATGCTCAGACAAACATCCGAGTCCATGAATGAACTTACAGTATCAGTCAATGAAATATCGGTTTTAAGTGATGAAACAAATAAAATTATTAAAACCATTGATAATATAGCCTTTCAGACAAATCTTTTATCTTTGAATGCAGCAGTTGAAGCAGCTCGTGCCGGGGAGTCAGGTGCGGGTTTCAGTGTTGTTGCAAATGAGGTGCGCAATCTTTCAATTCACAGTTCACAAGCTGCAAAAAATACGGCAGATATGATTGCAAACGTAACAAAAAAAATCGAAATTATAACAAAAATTCTTGATAAAGCTAATTCTTCATTTAATGAGACGACCGGGAGAATTAAACAGACCAGTCAACTGGTTCACAATATCAATCAAACATCCCAGAGTCAGGCACAGGGAATTGAGCAATTGAACTCAGCATTTAATGAAATTAATATGATGTCACAGAAATATTCGGCAATGTCTCAGGAAGCTGCCTCAGTATCTCAGCAAATGTACGCCCAGGCAAAATATATGAAAGATTTTGTTGGTGATCTTATAGATGTTGTAGGCAGTAAAAATGAGAATATTAAAAAAAATGATAATTTGCAGCCTGAATTCTTTAAAAAGGCTGCATAG
- a CDS encoding ATP-binding protein: MTNLAFKNLNTDVYTGRVMPDESPDSRPEANRFEISLNSLIQPAITVSHETLVSEVKEMLKDHPPWSSVVVIRDKKPAGLVMRYHLDHQLGTQYGVSLFYRREISQLMDSKPLIFETDQLLGEAARAAMNREQSKIYDNIIITSDGQIAGTVSVQKMLDALAKAEIRARENAETATQAKTEFLANMSHDIRTPMNAILGMADLLWESPLNTDQKKYVSVFRNAGESLLDLINDILDLSKVESGQIELEETRFDLAEVVEKTCEIMALKAHEKDVELLCHIAPDVPYSLKGDPSRLRQIITNLVGNAVKFTERGEIELGVQRAYNFRKNGKVFLRFFVRDTGIGIPKDRQKNLFQPFTQAHSSTSREYGGTGLGLTICKKLSELMGGKIWIESQPGSGTSFHFIVGFPMDDIKLIPMPVCINLDKIRILIADRNKTGRENLGITLRHWGAEVYMAKTADECAEQIESAQVQGRPFQVIIADKALAEQGFESSPCLKDRFKLNKQIIMLIRSTDLVNNTGETGKMELCKLVKPVKQRELAAAICMTLGFSVPIKENIQKPKDLPSPVSPMHILLAEDNLNNQLLFSLYLENTGHTVEITANGKECIDKYVSGNFDIVFMDIDMPVMNGYKAAAFIRKWEKDNSKEPVPVIALTAHALTGKYQESLDAGCTDHITKPFKKDQLLEALHQYSKQPLKTNQCEKNPIAIINSELRELIPGFMKITNQEIKNLETAIQKQNFENIRRLGHSIKGSCLCYGFEAAGQIAGDIEIAGQKKDIIENIIPLADKLKNYINFVDIIFK; this comes from the coding sequence ATGACAAATCTTGCATTTAAAAATCTCAATACAGACGTTTATACAGGCCGGGTTATGCCTGATGAATCTCCTGATTCGAGGCCGGAAGCCAATAGATTTGAAATCAGCCTTAACAGCTTGATTCAGCCGGCAATAACGGTTTCCCATGAAACACTGGTTTCAGAAGTTAAAGAAATGCTCAAAGATCATCCGCCCTGGTCAAGTGTGGTTGTAATCAGAGATAAAAAACCAGCAGGCCTGGTTATGCGTTATCATCTGGATCATCAGCTTGGTACTCAATATGGTGTTTCACTGTTTTACCGCCGGGAAATTTCTCAGCTCATGGACAGCAAACCCTTGATATTTGAAACAGACCAGCTTCTGGGAGAGGCTGCCAGAGCTGCTATGAATCGGGAACAGTCAAAAATTTACGATAATATTATTATTACCTCTGACGGACAGATAGCTGGAACAGTTTCAGTTCAGAAAATGCTGGATGCCCTTGCAAAAGCCGAAATCCGTGCCAGAGAAAATGCAGAAACTGCTACACAGGCTAAAACTGAATTTCTGGCTAATATGAGCCATGATATTCGAACTCCCATGAATGCTATTTTAGGCATGGCTGACCTGCTCTGGGAATCACCTCTTAATACGGATCAAAAAAAATATGTGTCTGTATTTCGCAATGCAGGAGAAAGCCTGCTTGATCTTATAAATGATATTCTGGATTTATCCAAGGTTGAATCCGGCCAGATTGAACTTGAAGAAACCAGGTTCGATCTTGCTGAAGTGGTGGAAAAAACCTGTGAAATCATGGCTCTCAAAGCCCATGAAAAAGATGTGGAACTCCTCTGCCATATAGCTCCTGATGTTCCCTATAGTCTTAAAGGAGATCCTTCCAGGCTGAGGCAGATCATAACCAACCTGGTTGGCAATGCTGTTAAATTTACCGAAAGAGGAGAAATTGAGCTGGGTGTTCAAAGAGCATACAATTTCAGGAAAAACGGAAAAGTATTTCTCAGGTTTTTTGTCAGGGATACAGGAATAGGAATCCCTAAAGACCGCCAGAAAAACCTTTTTCAGCCCTTTACCCAGGCTCATTCCTCAACCAGCCGTGAATATGGGGGCACAGGTCTTGGACTGACCATATGTAAAAAACTTTCAGAACTCATGGGAGGAAAAATATGGATTGAAAGTCAGCCGGGATCAGGTACTTCCTTTCATTTTATTGTCGGGTTTCCCATGGATGATATAAAATTGATTCCTATGCCTGTCTGTATCAATCTTGATAAGATTCGTATCCTTATAGCAGACAGGAACAAGACAGGCAGGGAAAATCTGGGCATAACCCTCAGGCACTGGGGAGCTGAGGTTTATATGGCAAAAACTGCTGATGAATGTGCTGAACAAATAGAATCTGCCCAGGTTCAGGGCAGACCTTTCCAGGTTATAATTGCAGACAAAGCTCTGGCAGAACAAGGATTTGAATCCTCACCCTGCTTAAAAGACCGCTTCAAGCTTAATAAGCAAATCATTATGCTGATCCGTTCAACTGATCTGGTTAATAATACTGGAGAAACAGGGAAAATGGAGTTATGCAAGCTGGTCAAGCCTGTTAAACAAAGGGAGCTGGCCGCTGCCATCTGCATGACTCTTGGATTTTCCGTTCCCATAAAAGAAAACATCCAAAAACCAAAGGATTTACCTTCTCCTGTTTCTCCCATGCACATACTTCTGGCAGAAGACAACTTGAACAACCAGCTCCTGTTTTCCCTTTATCTTGAAAATACGGGGCACACAGTTGAAATTACTGCTAACGGCAAAGAGTGCATTGATAAATATGTCTCAGGAAATTTTGACATTGTTTTCATGGATATTGATATGCCTGTTATGAACGGCTACAAGGCTGCTGCTTTTATACGAAAATGGGAAAAGGATAACAGCAAAGAACCTGTTCCTGTCATAGCCCTTACCGCACATGCCCTTACAGGCAAATACCAGGAAAGTCTGGATGCAGGGTGTACAGACCATATTACAAAACCCTTTAAAAAAGATCAGCTTCTTGAAGCTTTGCACCAATATTCAAAACAACCGTTAAAAACAAATCAATGTGAAAAAAATCCCATTGCCATTATTAACAGTGAACTCAGGGAGCTTATTCCCGGTTTTATGAAAATCACTAACCAGGAAATAAAAAATCTGGAAACTGCAATCCAAAAACAAAATTTTGAAAATATCAGAAGACTTGGACACAGTATAAAAGGTTCCTGCCTTTGTTATGGATTTGAAGCTGCCGGACAAATTGCAGGTGATATTGAGATTGCAGGCCAGAAAAAGGATATTATTGAAAATATCATTCCATTAGCTGATAAACTCAAAAATTATATAAATTTTGTTGATATTATTTTTAAATAA
- a CDS encoding GAK system ATP-grasp enzyme, whose amino-acid sequence MPKIGVVGTPGGWSSEKLADTIEQKTGFRLLIDPEKICLDLDSGSAWYEGRDISKLDALMLKKAGTRYSPSLLDRLEILRFLNEQGLKMFSNPYSIMRVLDRLSCTVTLKQGGIPMPETTITEDIECAVEAVEKYGEAVFKPLYSSKARGMKVIRRGADALKEIHDFKMENDFMYIQKKLDLGGQDLGVAFLGGEYMTTYARCNDNGDSWNTTTRSGGKYKACFPSDETIALAHKAQKLFNLDFTCVDVAETKDGPVVFEVSAFGGFRGIQTASGIDAAGLYVDYVLAKV is encoded by the coding sequence ATGCCTAAAATCGGAGTTGTCGGAACGCCAGGGGGCTGGTCATCGGAAAAGCTTGCAGATACTATTGAACAAAAAACCGGCTTTCGCCTGCTTATTGATCCTGAAAAGATATGCCTTGACCTTGATTCGGGAAGTGCATGGTATGAAGGTCGGGATATTTCAAAACTTGATGCACTTATGCTGAAAAAAGCAGGTACACGGTATTCTCCTTCCCTGCTGGACCGCCTGGAGATCCTGCGTTTTCTCAATGAACAAGGGCTTAAAATGTTTTCAAACCCTTACAGCATAATGAGGGTTCTTGACCGGTTAAGCTGTACTGTTACCTTGAAGCAGGGAGGCATTCCCATGCCTGAAACAACGATTACAGAAGATATAGAATGTGCCGTGGAAGCAGTTGAAAAGTATGGAGAAGCGGTATTCAAACCCCTTTACAGTTCAAAAGCAAGGGGAATGAAAGTTATTCGCCGGGGAGCTGATGCTTTAAAAGAGATTCATGATTTTAAAATGGAAAATGATTTTATGTATATCCAGAAAAAACTTGATCTTGGGGGCCAGGATCTTGGAGTTGCTTTTCTGGGCGGAGAATATATGACCACATATGCCAGATGCAATGATAACGGGGATTCATGGAACACTACCACACGTTCAGGAGGAAAATACAAAGCCTGTTTTCCTTCTGACGAGACCATTGCACTTGCTCATAAAGCACAGAAATTATTTAATCTTGATTTTACCTGCGTTGATGTTGCTGAAACCAAAGACGGACCTGTTGTCTTTGAGGTATCAGCTTTTGGAGGATTCAGGGGAATTCAGACTGCCAGCGGAATTGATGCTGCCGGCCTTTATGTTGATTATGTTTTAGCAAAGGTTTAA